In a genomic window of Quercus lobata isolate SW786 chromosome 4, ValleyOak3.0 Primary Assembly, whole genome shotgun sequence:
- the LOC115987021 gene encoding transcription termination factor MTERF9, chloroplastic, protein MISKANAVVHTKFRILFSVPQHLFSFPRIWGSKPLIFFTSTTYSTKSLTQVETAGEEVLVHPKDSIEVFRKWGCSDNEISKLFIRRPSLRNANITQLQSKLNILSGLGIGAPDLVKIIHCRPRFLSCRINHCFDERLEFFKTLFVSGDVLAKAIVRNPSLLTYDFHNTIKPAIALYEEIGVCKKDLISMLLSRPTIIPRTSFGDEKMEYIRKTGISKESKMFKYVVTLIGISRHETIRKKVANLEKFGFSDDEIFNLFGRSPLLLTLSVDKVQRNMTFILGMMKLPASVVLQYPFLLYSNLEAVLRPRVLLAQKIDDMGLELQIKGLKMMSALRMTEKRFLEAFVKCHPNNIADELIEFYTSAKGIKRLAEASKKNNHMGFPF, encoded by the coding sequence ATGATATCCAAAGCCAATGCTGTGGTCCACACCAAGTTCCGCATCCTCTTCTCTGTACCGCagcatttgttttcttttccaagGATCTGGGGTTCAAAACCTTTGATATTTTTCACGTCCACCACCTATTCGACGAAAAGTCTGACCCAAGTTGAAACAGCAGGAGAAGAAGTTTTAGTCCATCCAAAGGACTCTATTGAAGTTTTCAGGAAATGGGGTTGTAGCGATAATGAAATTTCGAAGTTATTTATCCGCAGGCCTTCTTTACGCAATGCTAACATTACCCAGCTTCAGTCCAAACTAAACATACTAAGTGGCTTAGGAATTGGAGCTCCTGACCTTGTTAAGATCATCCATTGTCGCCCCCGGTTTCTTAGTTGTCGAATCAATCATTGTTTTGATGAGAGGCTTGAGTTTTTCAAGACATTGTTTGTGTCAGGGGATGTTCTTGCCAAAGCCATTGTTAGGAATCCTTCACTTTTGACATATGACTTCCACAATACTATCAAGCCAGCTATTGCACTGTATGAAGAGATAGGCGTTTGTAAAAAGGATTTGATTTCTATGCTCCTGTCCCGACCCACCATAATTCCTCGAACTTCATTTGGCGATGAAAAGATGGAATACATACGCAAAACTGGCATTTCCAAGGAGTCCAAGATGTTTAAATATGTTGTTACATTGATTGGCATTTCACGCCATGAAACGATACGTAAAAAGGTGgcaaatttggaaaaatttggTTTTTCAGATGATGAAATCTTCAATCTTTTTGGAAGGTCTCCACTTTTGTTGACACTGTCAGTTGATAAGGTACAGAGGAACATGACTTTCATTTTGGGCATGATGAAGCTTCCTGCTAGTGTGGTCCTTCAGTACCCATTTCTATTGTATTCTAATTTGGAGGCTGTTTTGAGGCCACGAGTACTTCTTGCTCAGAAGATAGACGACATGGGTCTTGAATTGCAGATTAAGGGACTCAAAATGATGAGTGCATTGAGGATGACTGAAAAGAGGTTTCTGGAAGCGTTTGTTAAGTGTCACCCCAATAATATTGCTGATGAGTTGATTGAGTTCTATACAAGTGCCAAAGGCATAAAGCGATTAGCAGAAGCCTCGAAGAAAAACAATCATATGGGATTCCCTTTCTGA